One window from the genome of Candidatus Bathyarchaeia archaeon encodes:
- a CDS encoding HAD family hydrolase: MPVKAIAFDLIGTIVHVKPNREAMLKSLFEALKASGLRLEREAFYDTYRRVNQRYMELRVNSLREFSNPFIVAETLDKLGHPVKPEDSTIVEAVKEYFKPYIESVYTTPGTRKVLTGLKQKYRLGIVTNFTFPWTVNECLKKTRLNNMFNPIVTSADVGWRKPHPFIFKAFALALGLTEESIVFVGDDLKRDIYGADKVGMKTILLSSGLTETEDAFYEQKIDEKVTAQMEIRSLKDLEHALKTFNH, translated from the coding sequence ATGCCGGTGAAGGCGATCGCCTTTGACCTCATAGGAACCATAGTACACGTGAAACCAAACCGTGAAGCCATGTTGAAAAGCCTCTTCGAAGCTCTTAAAGCATCGGGCTTAAGGTTAGAGAGGGAAGCGTTTTACGACACTTATAGGCGGGTAAATCAAAGGTACATGGAGCTCAGGGTTAACTCGCTCAGAGAGTTCAGTAACCCCTTCATCGTGGCCGAAACCCTAGACAAGCTTGGCCACCCCGTAAAACCTGAGGACTCCACGATCGTTGAAGCCGTCAAAGAATACTTTAAACCCTACATAGAATCCGTCTACACTACTCCGGGAACTAGGAAAGTTCTTACAGGGCTGAAACAAAAGTATAGGCTGGGGATCGTAACGAACTTCACCTTCCCATGGACCGTTAATGAATGCCTTAAAAAAACCCGTTTAAACAACATGTTTAACCCAATAGTGACCTCAGCGGACGTGGGATGGCGTAAACCACATCCCTTCATCTTCAAGGCTTTCGCCCTAGCCCTCGGGCTCACCGAGGAGAGCATCGTGTTCGTAGGCGACGACTTAAAAAGGGACATCTATGGAGCGGATAAAGTCGGCATGAAAACCATTCTCTTATCCTCAGGGCTGACCGAAACCGAAGATGCATTCTACGAGCAGAAAATAGACGAAAAAGTAACCGCTCAAATGGAAATCAGATCCCTAAAGGACTTAGAGCATGCCTTGAAAACATTTAACCACTAA
- a CDS encoding type II toxin-antitoxin system VapC family toxin, with protein sequence MYILDSSAIPIVLKRLKEKSVEALEGKTILDLTRYELGNAIWKEHKIKKLVAVQEAVNKAEGMAKILEILTVEKLESVEEFKSAMELAVKLKLTFYDASYLYKAKSMGLPLITEDRELHEKASDADVKTITVNELLKIY encoded by the coding sequence ATGTACATCCTCGACTCCAGCGCCATACCCATAGTGCTTAAAAGGCTTAAGGAGAAGTCTGTTGAAGCCTTAGAAGGCAAGACCATTCTAGACCTAACCCGATATGAGTTAGGCAATGCGATATGGAAAGAACATAAGATAAAGAAGCTGGTAGCCGTCCAAGAGGCTGTAAACAAGGCTGAAGGCATGGCGAAAATCCTCGAAATTTTAACCGTGGAGAAGTTAGAGTCGGTTGAAGAGTTCAAGTCGGCGATGGAGTTAGCGGTGAAGCTAAAATTAACTTTTTACGACGCATCCTACTTGTACAAGGCTAAAAGCATGGGCCTCCCCCTCATTACGGAGGACCGTGAACTCCACGAGAAAGCGAGCGATGCGGACGTCAAAACCATAACAGTAAACGAGCTACTAAAAATTTATTAA